Within the Hypericibacter adhaerens genome, the region CGAGCGAGAGCGCGCGCCGGAACCGCACGTCGCGCAGCACGTCGCGCCAGACCGGATCGTTGCAATTGAGGTTGGGGTAGAGCGCCACCTGCGAGCCCATGCCGTTGGTCCAGAGCCGCACGCGGTAATTGCCGCGCGTCTCGCCGTCCTTGAGGAAGGTGTAGTTGTCGAAGCGCAGGTTGCGCGACTGCAAGGTCGTCTCGCCGGCGCCGACCTTGGCCGGGATCAGCTTGCTGTCGACGATGTCGAAGATCACGCGATCGACATAAGGCAGCTGGCGGCCGCGCGGATCGACCCGGTAGTAGTAGGGATTGCGCTCGAACACGAAGCGCTCCGCCGGCGGCTTGGTCACCAGCATCCAGGGATCGAGCGTGGGCTGCTTGGGGTTGTCGTTCTTGTACATGTTGTCCCTGCGGTTATGCAGGGCGGCCCAGCTCGGCTGCTGCGCCTCCTGGACCTTCTGCGCCAGATCCGCGGCGTCCGCGTATTTGACGTGGAACTTCTTCAGGTAATGGCTGGGGCGGTAGATATAGAGCGGCGTCGTGCCCGCCAGCGCCGGCAGGAAGTCGGCATTGGGCTTCGACCAGCTGTAGCGGACGGTGTATTTGTCCGGGAACTCGACCTTGGGCCACTCGCCATCCACGCTCAGGACCGAGGGCGGACCCGTGGGCGACAGTTCCTGGTTGTTGGCGACGTCCTCCCACCAGTAGCGGAAATCCTCCGCATCGAAGGGTTTGCCGTCGGACCACTTCATCCCCTTGCGCAGGTGGAAGGTGAAGATGCGTCCGTCCTCGACATCGTAGGATTCGGCGATGTCGGCGACGATCTTGAAGTCGCGGTCGTAGCCCACGAGGCGCGCATAGCTATAGACCACCATCATGCGGGTGTCCTTGGCGGACCCCATCAGCATGGTGAGATCGCCGCCATAGCGCCCGGCCTCGCTCATGTTGGCGACCGCGGGATCCTCGGGCAGCCGCTGGTTCACCGGCGGCAGGTCGCCCGAGGCGATCTTGTCGGCGAACCAGGGCGAATCCGAATAGGCCTGCTGGGCCTGGGCGCCGCCGCTCTGGATCGATCCGGCCAGGAGGACCGCGAGCGCCGTCAGGACGCCGCGCCTCGCCCATCGCAAGAGGCGCGCGCGTGCCGGCATCGTCGCGAGGTCTGGCGCCGGCGAAAGGGACGATGAAGGGATCGGCCGCATCGGATCTGCCTCAGGACGCGAATTTAAGCGCGCTGGCCGCCTCGGCTGCACGCAGGAAATGGCCGGGCGCCACCTCGATCAACGAAGGGTGGTTCCCCTCGTCGATGGTGAAGGGTGCCGGCCAGGCCGAGGGCACCGAATGGCGCTCGGCGGTGAGCTTCTGGAAATCGAGCGGATAGCGCGGGTCGGGCTCGGGCACCGCCGAGAGCAGCGCCTTGGTGTAGGGATGGATCGGGTTGCGGAACAGGGTCGAGGAGGGCGCCAGCTCGACCAGCCGCCCGGCGCACATCACGGCGATCCGGTCGGCGATATAGTCCACCACCGCCAGGTTGTGCGAGATGAAGAGATAGGTGAGGCCCAGCTTCTGCTGCAGGTCCTTCAGCAGGTTGAGGATCTGGGCCTGGATCGAGACGTCGAGGGCCGAGACCGGCTCGTCGCAGATCAGGAGATCGGGCTGGAGCGCCAGCGCGCGGGCGATGCCGATGCGCTGGCGCTGGCCGCCGGAGAAGCTGTGCGGATAGCGCTTGAGGTGGCGGACATCGAGCCCCACCAGCTGCATCAGCTCCTTCACCGCCTCCGCGCGGCTGCGATCGTTGCCCACGCCATGGACCACGAGCGGCTCGCTGATGATGTCGAACACCGTCATGCGCGGGTTGAGCGAGCCGTAGGGATCCTGGAACACGAACTGGATCTTGCGCCGATACTTGAACAGCGCCTCGCCCCTGAGGCCCAGCACGTCGAGCCGCTTGCCGAAATCGTTGAAGGTGATCTTGCCGCTGTCGGGCGTGATGGCGCGCATGATCATCTTGCTGACGGTGGTCTTGCCGCAGCCGCTTTCGCCCACCAGCCCCAGGCACTCGCCGCGCGCGATCTCGAAGCTCACATCGTCGACCGCGAGGATCTTGTCGCTCCGGCCCGCCAGCGCGCCCTGGCGGCGATGATAGCTCTTGCTCAGATGCTCGACCGAGAGCAGCGGTCCCGCCGCGACCGCTTCCGCGGGCCAGTCCTTGCGGCCCCTGAGCAGCCGGGCGTCCGCCGTCGCGATCTCGCGGATCGGCACCAGCCTCTCGCCCGGCGCCATGTGGAAGCGCGGCACGGCGCGCAGGAGCGCCTTCAGATAGGGATGCTGCGGGTTGGCGAAGATGTCGGCCAGCATGCCGCTTTCCATGATCTGGCCGTGATACATGACCACCACTTCCTCGGCCATGTTGGCGACGACGCCGAGATCGTGGGTGATCATCAGGAGCGCCATCCCCAGCTCCTGCTGGAGGTCGCGGATCAGCTTCAGGATCTGCGCCTGGATGGTGACGTCGAGCGCGGTGGTCGGCTCGTCGGCGATCAGGAGCGCCGGCCGGCAGATCAGCGCCATCGCGATCATCGCCCGCTGGCGCAGGCCCCCGGAGAGCTCGAACGGATAGGTGTCGTAGGCCCGCTTGGGATCGGGGAAGCGCACCAGCCGCAGCATCTCGATCACCAGCTCCTTGCCGGTGGCCGCGTCCACCTTGCGGTGCAGATGCAGCGCTTCGCAGATCTGGTTGCCGATCGTGTGGAGCGGCGAGAGCGAGCTCATCGGCTCCTGGAAGATGATCGAGATGCGTCCGCCGCGCAGCTCGCGGAACTGGGAGCCCCGGGGCGACAGTTTCGCGATGTCGGTGACGGCGCCTCCCTTGGCCGGATCGGCGAACAGGATCTCGCCGCCGGTGATCCGGGCGGAGCCGGGCAGGATGCCCATGATGGCCTGGCTGATGACCGTCTTGCCCGAGCCGGATTCGCCCACCAGCGCCACCGAGCCGCCTTGCGGAACCCGCAGGGAGACGCCGCGCACGGCGTGAACCACGCCGCCCGGCAGCATGAAGGAGACCGAAAGGTCCTTGATCGAGAGAAGATCGGTCACGGCTCGACACCGTCGCGGGCGTCGCGCCAGGAAGGCCCGCCGGCAAAGCCGAGGGCTTCGAGATTGGCGCGCGTGGTGTCGTCGATCGCGATGCCGTTGTCGCGCACCGCGAGTGCCGCGCGCCGCGTCATGTCCTCGAAGCCATCGAGATCGGAATCGAAAGCGATGCGTGCCGTGGGCCCGGCGAGATGCATCGTGAACCATCCATTCTTGCGGTTGCGGCGGGTCGAGTAGTAACGAAGCTTAACCGACACGAGATCGCGCCATGCCACTGTTTCCTTACTGAAAATCACCGACCGGGGCGAGGTCATAGTGAGGGCCTGATCGGACAGCTCGATACGGACGGCTTGCCGCCACACCGTCCTTATCGTGAACAGGAGAAAGAGGAGCGTCAATCCGCCGATAAGAATGTGAACCTGTGGTGCCGAGGGCAGGAGCAGCCAGGCCGCGATCGAGCCCGCGAGGCCGAGGCCGCCGCGCAGATAGTCGCCGATGAGCCGGCGGCCCTGATACCGCAGCACCGTCACGCGGCCCTGCCATGGCCGGGGTCGGCCTTCGCAGGCCCGCGGAAGGCGATGCCGCTGCCGACCCAGCGGGCGGCCGGATGGCCCCCGGTTTCATCAAGAAAGCGCGCGATGAAATCCCAGCCGGCCCGGTCGTGGGCCAGATGATGTGTCATGAGGCCGGTCGGCTCGCGTCGGTCGGCCTCGCCGCTGCGCCGCAGGTGCAAATGGAGAACGGCACGTTTCAGGATGGGCCTTGCGCCCAGGAACCGCCGGGTCGTCCAGTTCATGACGTCGAGATGGACGTTGCTCTGCAGCATCCGGCCCGCCGCGAAACGATGGGCGCGCGCGCCGAAGACCGACAGGCCGCGATAATCCGCGCGCGCCAGGGCCGCGATCACGGTGTCGTCGATCCGGTTCCAGGGCGGCACCATCACCGCGATGAACTGCCGGCCGAACAGCTCCTCGAGCTTGCGCCGGCCCACCCTGAGCTCGGCCATGACTTTCGCCACGGGCCGGTGGGAACCCAGCTCGATCGTCTTGTCGCCGTCGGGGGCGTGATTGTGGTGCGCATAACCATGCTGCAGCACCTTGAGACCGGTTTCGGCGCGCAGCCGGCCGGCCAGGGCGCGGCCTGCCGGCGCCGGAATCACCGCGAGCGCCAGCGGCAGGTCGCGCGAGGACCGCAGTGCCAGGAGCCGGTCGAGGGCCGGCGAGGGTTCGACCGCATCGTCGTCGCGCCACCAGAAATCGGCGCGCAGGCCGGCATCCGCCCAGCGATCGAGCTCGGTCCTGAGCGCCGCCCAGCTGCTCATGCCCGCCGGCCCCCGGATGCTTTGCCGTCGGTCGCCAGGCCCGGGGCGTGCGGCCCGGCCAGAGCCCGCAGCATCCGCGCGCTTTGCGCCCCACCATCGAAACGCAGCGTCATCACCGGCCGGCTTGCCGCCGCGGCCCGGTCGATCGCCGCCGCGAAGGAAGCGGGCGCCAGCGCCTCGCCCTCGACCAGGTGGATCAGCTTCATCGCCGCCAGCCGGCGCGCCCGCAGGGTCTGCTCCGTCTCGCTGGCTTCGGCAAAGGGCACGACGAGCGCGCGGGCCCGGACGCTGAGGAGTTCCATGACGGTATTATAACCGGCCTGCGAGATGGAAAGGTGGCAACGGGCGAACAGCGCCGGCAGGTCCGCCCGCACACGATCCAGCTGAACGCCTGCAGGCAAGGACAGCCGCAAGGCGTCGAGGTCGCGCTCGGCCATGCCGGGACCGGTCACGATCCGCCAGGGTTTGTCGCGCCAGCGCGTCAACGGCCGCGCCGCGAGCGCCGCTTCGATCAGCGGGCGTCCCACGGCACCGCCGCCGGCCGAGACCAGGATCTCGTCGCTCACCGGCGTGTCCGCGCCGGCGATCGTGCCTTGCGCCGCGGAATCGACCACGAAGCCCGTATAGGCGAGACGGTCGGCCAGCGCCGACGCCACCGGAAAGCTGGCCTCGAGCGGAATGACCGCGGGATCGCCATGCACCAGCACGCGGTCGAAATATGTCCGCGCCAGCACGATCATCTCCTCCTGCCGCCGCGGATCGGATTTCATCACCAGCACGTCGCGCAGGGAGCAGACCGTGACCGGACGCGGATGCCGGGCCTGCGCGGCCTCGAGCAAAGGCAGGAGCTCGAAGCGGAAGGCGCGCCGGCCGAAAGGGAACTGCTCGATCAGCAGCAGATCCGGCCGGCACGCGTCGAAGAGGCCCAAGAGCGCCTCGCGCCGTGACGCGCGCCAGGCATCGTCGATCGGCTGTCCCCGCTCGTCGATGATGGTGGAGAAGCGGCCGTCGGCGCTTTCCGCGGGCGGCAGTTGCACCAGCCGTCCGGCCGGGGCGATGCCCTCGACCGGCCGTCCGCCCGAAGCGACGGTCACCTCGATGCCGGCTTCCTCGCAGGCGCGCACCAGCGCCATGGCGCGACGGAAGTGACCCACCCCGAGGAGATGCTGCACATAGAAGAGAAGCCGCGGCGCCATCAGCCGGCCCCGCGCCGAGGATCCGCCGCCGCCTCGGCCGGCAGGAGGGAGAGATTGAGCCGCTCGATCCGGGGCTGGCCGTCGGCGGCGATGGCGAATATCTGCAGGCAGTCGGGCTGGAGCTTCACCGGCGGCTTTCCGGTCATGTCCCACCGCGCCGCCATCGCGTAGAGCGCGCGCATGACGCCGCGATGGGTGATGGCGAGCCGGTCGTCGCCGGCGGCCGCGATCTCGCCGAGCCAGGGCCCCAGGCGCTGCTGCACCTCGCGCGGGGATTCGCCGCCGGGCGCCCGGTAGTCGAGGCCGCGCTCCTCGAGCGCCGCCATCGCTGCGCCCAGCCGCGCGCGCAAATCGGCGAGCCGCTCGCCTTCCCATTGGCCCTGGCTCATCTCGGCGAGGCGGGGCTCGATGGCGATGGCATCCCCATGGGCGTGGCTCGCCGCGAGGAGCGCCGCGGTCTCGCGGCAGCGCCGGAGGGGGCTCGTGACCCAGGGCCGGGCGGCCCAGGGCGCCGGTAAGCGCCAGGCTTGCACCCGTGCGCGACCCGCCTCGTCCAGCGGCTGGTCGCTGCGGCCTTGCAGCCGTCGCGCGCGATTCCAGGCGGTGGGCCCGTGCCGCAGCAACGCGAGCTGGATCGCCGCCGTCATGAGGGAAGCGAAATGACGGGCGGGAACGACATGGCGCTCAGGCGCTCGCGAGCGCGCGGCTGCCCGCCTCGCGCTGGGCGCGCAGCGAGGCCGCCGTCAGGATCTTGTCGAGCGCCGTCGCGGCTACCGCCAGCCGGTGGTCGGCGGCGACCTTGGCCAGCGCGGCCTGGCGCATCTGCTGGCCGCGTTGCGGCGCGTCGAGCAGCAGGCGCACCGCATGGGCGAAGGCGGCGGCGTTGCCCAGCGTCGTCAGGATGCCGGTGGCGCCGCTCGCCACGATCGACGCGACGCCCGCGCTGTCGCCGGCCACCACCGGCAGCCCCGAGGCCTGCGCCTCCAGGAGCGCCATGCCATAGGCCTCGTTGATGGCGGGCCAGACCATGAGGTCGCTGCTGACATAGGCGGCGGCCAGCCGTTCGGCGCCGAGCGCGCCCGCGAAACGCAGCCGCTCGGTACCCACCGGGGCCAGCGCCGCTTCGACCTCGGCGCGGGCGGGCCCGTCGCCCACCACCAGGAGCTGCCAGCGCCGGTCCAGAACGCCGGCCAGCGCTTCGGCCAGCACGCGATAGGAGGCAAGCTTGTCGCCCGGCCGCATCATGCCCACCGCCAGGAGCCAGGGCTGCTCGGGATCGAGCCCATAGGCGGTCACGAGCTCGCGCTTGTGCCGCAGCCTCGCGGCCATCGCCGCCTGGAAGGGGCTCTCGTCGAGAAATGGCTTCATCAGATGGAGGCCGCCGCCGTCGGACGAGGGCGACACCAGCGGGCGGACGCAGGCCATGTCGGTCGGGTTGAGCGCGATCACCGCGTCGGCGCGGCGGATGGCGGCCTCGACCGCCGCGTGGCCCTCGGCCCAGGGTCCCTGGGCGCGCTTGGGCGCATGCGAGGCCTCGGCCACCACATAGGCGAGGCCCAGCGCGTCAGCCACGCGCGGCCCGATCCAGTCGGGCGCCTTGTAATAGAGATGGTAGGTCAGCCACAGGCTCGGGCGCTCTGCCTCGGGCAGCGCCCGCCAGCGCCGGATCAGCCGCTCGGCCTGCTGCCGGCCCATCGCCGCGATCTCGGCTTGGCGGATGGGATTTCCGTCCGCCTCGCGCGACCGCAGCCGGCTCGCCAGCTCGACCTCGTGATTGCCCTTGGCAAGCGCCGCCATCAGCAGCCGTGCCATGGCGCGGTCGCCCGAGGGGATCGGATGGCCCGGGGGCTTGAGGGGCGCATAGAAGGCGACCTTCATGAGCGGGCACCCGCTGCGGCGCGGGCCGGCGCCGCCGCCGTTTCACCGGCGAGGGAAGGAGCAAGGCCGAAGCGGCGGCTCAGCCAGTCGATGCCCTGCGTCATGTCGAAATCGCGCCGCACCCGGTCTTGGCCCGCAAGGCCCAGCCGATGGCGCCGCTCGGGATCGCGGATCAGCCGCTCCAGGGCGGCCGCCAGGGCCGCCGGATCGCCCGGCGGCACCAGCAGCCCCTGGTCGCCGTCCTCCACCAGCTCGCCGATGCCGGGCAGCGCGCTCGAGACCACGGGCAGGCCCTGGCTCAGCGCTTCCATCAGCACGTTGGGCAGGCCGTCGCGGTCGCCGTCGGCGGCGATCACGCTCGCCAGCACGAAGAGATCGGCTGCCGCATAGGCCTCGATCACCCGTTCCTGCGGTTGCGCGCCGCGCCACTCGATCCGTTCGCCGAGCCCGAGCCGGGTCGCCTCGCGCTGCAGCGTCTCCTTGAGCGGCCCGCCGCCGACATGGACGAGCCGCCAGGCCAGACCCTGTGGCAACCGCGCCAGCGCCG harbors:
- a CDS encoding ABC transporter substrate-binding protein, whose translation is MPARARLLRWARRGVLTALAVLLAGSIQSGGAQAQQAYSDSPWFADKIASGDLPPVNQRLPEDPAVANMSEAGRYGGDLTMLMGSAKDTRMMVVYSYARLVGYDRDFKIVADIAESYDVEDGRIFTFHLRKGMKWSDGKPFDAEDFRYWWEDVANNQELSPTGPPSVLSVDGEWPKVEFPDKYTVRYSWSKPNADFLPALAGTTPLYIYRPSHYLKKFHVKYADAADLAQKVQEAQQPSWAALHNRRDNMYKNDNPKQPTLDPWMLVTKPPAERFVFERNPYYYRVDPRGRQLPYVDRVIFDIVDSKLIPAKVGAGETTLQSRNLRFDNYTFLKDGETRGNYRVRLWTNGMGSQVALYPNLNCNDPVWRDVLRDVRFRRALSLGIDRHEINQVIYYGLAKESANMVLPQSPLYNETYANAWASLDIAQANALLDEMGLDKRDEDGVRLLPDGRTVDILVESAGESTEESDVLELIRDSWAQLGIRLYVKPSQREVFRNRIFAGDNVMAVWTGLDNGIPTPDVAPLEFAPTSQQQLQWPKWGQFRETMSGSGEAADMPVAKQLLDLLQKWRESATDEERTAIWEQMLQIYSDQVFVIGTVNSVPQPVVAKNFLHNLPDTAVYNWEPGAQLGVYKPDTFWLDEKATQTAAAN
- a CDS encoding ABC transporter ATP-binding protein, whose product is MTDLLSIKDLSVSFMLPGGVVHAVRGVSLRVPQGGSVALVGESGSGKTVISQAIMGILPGSARITGGEILFADPAKGGAVTDIAKLSPRGSQFRELRGGRISIIFQEPMSSLSPLHTIGNQICEALHLHRKVDAATGKELVIEMLRLVRFPDPKRAYDTYPFELSGGLRQRAMIAMALICRPALLIADEPTTALDVTIQAQILKLIRDLQQELGMALLMITHDLGVVANMAEEVVVMYHGQIMESGMLADIFANPQHPYLKALLRAVPRFHMAPGERLVPIREIATADARLLRGRKDWPAEAVAAGPLLSVEHLSKSYHRRQGALAGRSDKILAVDDVSFEIARGECLGLVGESGCGKTTVSKMIMRAITPDSGKITFNDFGKRLDVLGLRGEALFKYRRKIQFVFQDPYGSLNPRMTVFDIISEPLVVHGVGNDRSRAEAVKELMQLVGLDVRHLKRYPHSFSGGQRQRIGIARALALQPDLLICDEPVSALDVSIQAQILNLLKDLQQKLGLTYLFISHNLAVVDYIADRIAVMCAGRLVELAPSSTLFRNPIHPYTKALLSAVPEPDPRYPLDFQKLTAERHSVPSAWPAPFTIDEGNHPSLIEVAPGHFLRAAEAASALKFAS
- a CDS encoding polysaccharide deacetylase family protein, which translates into the protein MSSWAALRTELDRWADAGLRADFWWRDDDAVEPSPALDRLLALRSSRDLPLALAVIPAPAGRALAGRLRAETGLKVLQHGYAHHNHAPDGDKTIELGSHRPVAKVMAELRVGRRKLEELFGRQFIAVMVPPWNRIDDTVIAALARADYRGLSVFGARAHRFAAGRMLQSNVHLDVMNWTTRRFLGARPILKRAVLHLHLRRSGEADRREPTGLMTHHLAHDRAGWDFIARFLDETGGHPAARWVGSGIAFRGPAKADPGHGRAA
- a CDS encoding glycosyltransferase family protein, whose amino-acid sequence is MAPRLLFYVQHLLGVGHFRRAMALVRACEEAGIEVTVASGGRPVEGIAPAGRLVQLPPAESADGRFSTIIDERGQPIDDAWRASRREALLGLFDACRPDLLLIEQFPFGRRAFRFELLPLLEAAQARHPRPVTVCSLRDVLVMKSDPRRQEEMIVLARTYFDRVLVHGDPAVIPLEASFPVASALADRLAYTGFVVDSAAQGTIAGADTPVSDEILVSAGGGAVGRPLIEAALAARPLTRWRDKPWRIVTGPGMAERDLDALRLSLPAGVQLDRVRADLPALFARCHLSISQAGYNTVMELLSVRARALVVPFAEASETEQTLRARRLAAMKLIHLVEGEALAPASFAAAIDRAAAASRPVMTLRFDGGAQSARMLRALAGPHAPGLATDGKASGGRRA
- a CDS encoding histidine phosphatase family protein, with protein sequence MTAAIQLALLRHGPTAWNRARRLQGRSDQPLDEAGRARVQAWRLPAPWAARPWVTSPLRRCRETAALLAASHAHGDAIAIEPRLAEMSQGQWEGERLADLRARLGAAMAALEERGLDYRAPGGESPREVQQRLGPWLGEIAAAGDDRLAITHRGVMRALYAMAARWDMTGKPPVKLQPDCLQIFAIAADGQPRIERLNLSLLPAEAAADPRRGAG
- a CDS encoding glycosyltransferase family 4 protein, whose amino-acid sequence is MKVAFYAPLKPPGHPIPSGDRAMARLLMAALAKGNHEVELASRLRSREADGNPIRQAEIAAMGRQQAERLIRRWRALPEAERPSLWLTYHLYYKAPDWIGPRVADALGLAYVVAEASHAPKRAQGPWAEGHAAVEAAIRRADAVIALNPTDMACVRPLVSPSSDGGGLHLMKPFLDESPFQAAMAARLRHKRELVTAYGLDPEQPWLLAVGMMRPGDKLASYRVLAEALAGVLDRRWQLLVVGDGPARAEVEAALAPVGTERLRFAGALGAERLAAAYVSSDLMVWPAINEAYGMALLEAQASGLPVVAGDSAGVASIVASGATGILTTLGNAAAFAHAVRLLLDAPQRGQQMRQAALAKVAADHRLAVAATALDKILTAASLRAQREAGSRALASA